Genomic DNA from Cydia fagiglandana chromosome 19, ilCydFagi1.1, whole genome shotgun sequence:
GCAGGGTCGCCACGTTGTCTATTTTCACCTGACGTTGAtaattcattcatttcattataCATTGCTGGTCCAATAAGTAAACATTAACACCAGGTACCGTTGTTAacacggtatcgtcttgggtcgtcccattcgtttttcgtcaagttcttaaattagtcctattctgctttcgtcacccattctacattcgtcacaatcgtcggtggcggTCTATGTAGAACGCgttacgaaagcagaataggatttaagaacttgacgaaaaactaatgggacgacaCAAGACGATACCTGACATTCCTGTAGGTTTTTCAAAACATTGACGCTAGTTTGTTTATTCACTATTACAGcagttctcaaacttttttggtgacggaaccctttcggcaagcgaaatatttgacggaaccccaaattaaaaattttcgtttatcactgtggaccagatatacctatagaagagctggttcttttcttattattacaagtatattttcgcggaaccccaacagaggctttgtggaaccctagggttccgcggaacacactttgagaatggctgcacTAGTATTTCTGCTAGTTTGTTTACGAGGCTCCTGTGTAGAGGGCGTCACCGTTTTAAAAGCTTGGGTTGTTAATGTCGACTTTTGAGATATTGTTGAAGATGCCTACTGTCTGTACTGTCCGTCAATCAGCGAGTTGAAGCTATATGTCTACTACGAAAATAAGTACACCACAACGCCTAAACGCGTAACGTTTGCGCTTGCTTGAGTGcgagggcccccccacatctggcgtctttcgagcgtcggcgtttgtcggcgtcggtccagcgctatggaaaatgacgtcgctgcgcagttacgtcgacgctgcgtcgacgttgcgtcgacgtcggccatagaattgtagacgccgacgagatgtgggggggcccttacagttcgtttttttagcattagaaagaacttgaaagaaggtaagcgatcttgacatgtcttttaattgaaaaacgctttttataaatcagtaactattatttatgaaagcagaagaatataaatgatcgtattagactaattattgttacatatttgccgtaacttatttttaaaatgtgttttttcaattataagacacatcaagattgtttaccttatttctaatgctaaaaaaaacgaactatagtctatGCCAAGTTTAGTTCAAGCGACTCTGTAGTCCTAATAAATAACCTAGGTTGAAATGTCTATGGATTAGATGTTCCTGTATTAGTTTATATATCTTTTACCACGACAGCAATCATACTGGGCACTATATTTTAAGCAAAGTCCAATTTTCAATGCTCCTGAAGTTCCGCATACTCATCATGAATGTTTCTATTTCCAGGTGATCAAAGATATCCTAAACCTGGTGTACGACATTAAGCCAGAGCTGCACGTCAACTACCGCGCTAAGTAATAGGCTAGCCGTTCTACGTTAAATTATCgcataaattattattactacGCGAGCGCCTACCAGTTACCCGCCATTTTCCTAACAGCTGCCACAGATAGCCGCCATCTTAACTAATCTGACAGCTGTCACGTCAGCCGCCATCTTGAATATTAAAGCGTCAAAATGGCCGCCGCTGTATATACAACGCTTGGGTTTACGTATTTAATAATATTGAAGTTTAGTGTTTGGAATCAGCTCGATATCATTCCATGAAATATATACGGAGATCCGCTACGAACTTCCCATGTATGTTCAATGTTGTATGttatttagaaatatataatgttaaataaaatggatttttgATTTTTGTGTAGTGGAATGGAAACTGGCCTGTACAGTATTAGAGCAAATATATTgatttatgttttattattgtttcatTGCATGTCGTTCATCCAGCCGTGCACGAGGTCGTCGCTGTAAAAGAAGAATATCACAatatttgtaggtacagtcgccatcagatatatcggagcggccaaggtgctctaaaatatctgaacacgcactctaacgccttgacaatagaggcgcgttcagatatttgtgagcacctcggcagctccgatatatctggcgACTGTACTAAAGTCAGATGTAGAGATAGCTGAGCAGGGTCAGGTGTTCAAATGATCTGCACACGCTCATTTTCTGTAACAATAATGGTGACATTAGGtcattttgtaaatttgtatACCTTGCCCGCatagctacttctgctgctaAAGGTGGGATCAGACGGTTCATTTTCTAGTTTCATTATTCATCTTTCACTCAAAGTGACACGTCTGAACACAAAAtgaaccaaaaatgaattcattaGTGAAAGAATCCAACAATGTTGGATATTTTCGAAATGGACGAAATGAACGTTCATTCGGATTTTGCATATTTTCTCGAATCCTGTGGGAATACTACCTACTATCTAGCTATACTGACTCTCATTGAAGTGTTTTCTTTCGCTATTAACGGACCTATTACTAATAATAGAAGTTCTACAAAATTACTTGCAAAATTTGTATCCGCAAATGATTGCAATACGATTTCGGATCTTCATCGGCTAGTTCTCTCAGCAATGTATTCGAGGCTCCAAATAAATTTCTTCTTGCGATCTAAGGTCGCAGCCACTACCGAAGACGCTTCTTTGCATCTTGTTTGTTAAAATCTTTATTAAATGATCACAAATTAAACTTATACCAAGACGCACAACTTCATTCGACGCCATAgtgaaagaagaaaaaaaagaataatCTTTCCAGCAGCCGTGTGTGAACGTGAAATGAAAGGAAAATGAAACATTCACTCGAGTGAACATTCATCCTAGTGAACCGTCTGATCTCACCTTAAAGGTACCTACTCTCAGTCGAATAATTTTATCTACACTGTTTCTAATAGGGTAATtcaccagtaactggccaccggccaataactggccaccctaaactaaaaatgaattctattcacctataaacatgaTTCATTTTAGTACCTTCCTATGggggtttcaataactggccagccttcaattactagccacctaataaaatgaattctgtttatagctaaatagaattcattttagtttagggtggccagttactggcgaattaccctatccACCTCTTTCCCCGAATGTTCGGAATGGCATCCAGCCAGTCGGCGGCGGCGCCCGTGCTCGCGAACACGGCGGGCTTGTCGGCCTCGTCGCAGCGCTTGGCCGAGAACGACAGGATGCCGATCAGCTCGCCGTCCATGATCGCGGGACCGCCGGCGTCGTGCTGAATTACCCTATCCACCTCTTTCCCCGAATGTTCGGAATGGCGTCCAGCCAGTCGGCGGCGGCGCCCGTGCTCGCGAACACGGCGGGCTTGTGCTTGTCGGCCTCGTCGCAGCGCTTGGCCGAGAATGACAGGATGCCGATTAGCTCGCCGTCCATGATCGCGGGACCGCCGACATCGTGCTGAATTACCCTATCACCTCTTTCCCCGAATGTTCGGAATGGTATCGAGCCAGTCGGCGGCGGCGCCCGTGCTCGCGAACACGGCGGGCTTGTCGGCCTCGTCGCAGCGCTTGGCCGAGAACGACAGGATGCCGATCAGCTCGCCGTCCATGATGGCTGGACCGCCGGCGTCATGCTGAAACAGACGTCAGGTATGGTTgtatttcgtcgctttgcaacaggtagctacaagtaggTACATTCGTTCCGCACCAATTTTGATgcctagccataagccgcgcgtggcgctgtcgccatctagcggccataactGTCCTGGTCGTGAGAGACGCGTTTTGGTAGAGAGCGagtcttttgtacctagtactattactgTGATTTCTGTGGTATGGCCTCTGTTACTCAGTATTCGAGAGTCTTAATGCAAAGTATGTATATCGACGGGAGGgataggctatcaaaatcgctatagacttttcttggcctaactctagCCATATCAACGTATCCTACGTTGATATGACGTAAGATCCTTAGTACCTATAGTCACAGTACaagaacagtagtgaatctTCATAGAAATGTGCCGCTGCCGGCTTGAATGTGTGCGTGCGCGCCGGACGCCGTGTACGCACGCGCTGCCACGCACACATTAGCATAGATACGGGGGAATACGGTGGCGGCAGTGTGGGCTGTACCGTGACGCGACTGTGATCGCGTGCATTCGAGTACGCTGCCCACCCGCTCGCATTTGTCTGCTCTCGGTAGGCCTCAGTACAGCTCGCCGCGgtcgtattgtattgtaggaacaattgcatcataagtcagaaacgcacatgtgacacccttaatataggaaCATCCATTGCCTACGAATACCGCTTAGCgttacttgttagtctccataggctacagtggctaaaatcgagaaaaaaactctttaaaatttgaatttagcGCTACACAAGTACCAGGgtctcatgagttacgagaaggtgtcgttgaccaacccgcCGTAGGGCGCGGGGCGCCGCGGCCGGGTCGAGTATCAGTATCAAGGTATAATAaaagtgacaaccctaagcgccaacgcaagagtaggcaaataacttgccgagcggccataagccccctccagactatgcgcgtgaatcgcgggcgaagccgcgaacgcgagtgtggagtctagttcgctgatatgcgcaatcgactccagactcgcgttggcggcttcgcgccgcgattcgcgcacgagtgtggagcgggctttagattcactactgttcttAGTGTACTGTGCTATAGTACTCGAAGTTTTGTGTAATATTGTGTGATTGGTCTCATATGTTGTCTCACTCTCACATCActaacatatttacataattcaCAAATGTTAGAGCTACAATTTAACCAACGATTGGACTCTACTGTAGAAGACATATGTAGTACTTGAGTTGGTAGACCCATATTAGGTATTCGCATCCACTCTGAAAATCCTATTAGTCCTAGGGTAATTTCCCTTACCTACTGTTTTGTTTCCTCATACTTACGTTACAAACATTCTTGATCTTGCTGATAAAGCCAGCGCAGAAGGTGCTAACCGAGACCAATTCCCTGTAAAACAGTGAATTTTAATTATTGGGGCATTGGTTTTTGCAAAGTGAGCCATAGTGTCACTATCATAAGGTACAAATCTGCTAAAAATTCGTTCCAATTCGCCAAGGCATTACGCTCAAGCATGTTGTAAAGTGAAAGCACTTGATTTGAAGTGGTTATAAGTTTTCAGGAAGGGCGTCACTTGTCGTCGCCTGTCGATGAAATAGTTAGTGGGTAAGTTGATATTCCCGTAGGCCTAACGTAGGGGAGCCTCGCCCTGCCCTCTTTGGCAATGCCCTTGGACACAGGTAAACGTAACATAGACAGTTAGGTATACATATGTACGCTGCTTACTTTCCGTAGACGTCGATACAATCTGCCTTATCGTAGATGGGAAGATCTACTTTCTGGAGCAGCACTGCCCCACCCTTGTCGCCCATTCCCTGAGAAAACGCGGTATATTCACCTAATTAAACCAAATCAATGGCAGTTAAATACGAATAATAGAGCATCTAAAGTGTCGCTTACGAAATGCTCTACCAGGGGATCCTTGCATTCTCATtacaatgtacctacttagtaccTATTTCATAGTAGCGACACTCGTGGGAATGCTTTTACCATACCTAATTATTACAAAGGAAACTAGATATACTATTATGTCCTTTCGGAGAGtcaaaactttaaaatttatctTACCAGCACCGACCCCCATCCCAAGAACGTAATCGTCTTATCAATGGTCACATCCTTCCTCTTCGAATACTCGATCTTGGACACGTTCAGCGCAGAGAACGTGATATTCTTATGCAACCTGACGACAGCGTAGTTGAAGGCTAAAGTATCCGGCTTGTAGTTCGGATGGAAGAAGATCTCGTCGACCCGTAGGACCTCGCCGCCGGCCGTGGCGTTGCTGGAGCCGATGCGGACGGTCAGCATCTTGACGTACTCTCGGAAGAAGCGGTTGTTGTATTGGCtggaattacattttttttaaatattataggacattcttacacagattgactaagtcccacagtaagctcaagaaggcttgtgttgtgggtactcagacaacgatatatataatatacaaatacttaaatacatagaaaacacccatgactcatcaggaacaaatatctgtatcatcatacaaataaatgcccttactgggattcgaacccaggaccatcggcttcgcaggcagggtcactaccagaccagaccggtcgtcaagtcAACATTGATGAGATTATAGTGCAAGACCTAAATTTAATGCGGGCAAGCTACATTTTGCGAGGCCTTATGGTGGCCGACTCATGTGTAGGTAAACAATTGGGGCGCGAGAGGCCGTTAGCGGTGGCCCACGTCGCCTATACCTAACCAAGGACCATAACCTAACGTAATGTCGCCCGATCATAGTATTAGATACCTACAGTGCATTGTCAATTTGGAAAACTACGACGAATGCATAGTACCTAGTACCATAACATAACCCACACTCTTAACTGACCTGACTGATGGACAGttaagtgttgctgtttgtaccatGTTTAACTCCGCATGACTGATATATTGTGATTGTTGACACACTTTTTCCATTGTAGGTAATTTATACTTCGATTTCGAACATTCCAACCGCCAAAATATtggttttatggctcctctacacgatgggccagcgccggccactccaagggacgcagccatgcggtagaatgagatagcaagatcacttgttccctctaacgcataaatgcgtcccttggatcgTGAGATTCGTGAGCTCAATTAATCGGTAGAGCAGTGTAAAACTTGGGCCAAGTTTTTACTCACAGTTGCAGACAATGCGCCGCCGTAAGCACGAGATCTGAGCTGATAATCGCTCCGCCACACCACAGCTGGTTGTTCATCAAAACAGCGGCCAGGTACGGGTATTCCTCTATCCTGGCCGTCTCATCCGAGTTGTAGATGCGTCGGTAGCGCGGGTGCAGCGGGGGGATTATGGGGGCTTCGGTTGTTGTTGTCGACGCCATTTCGGTCGTGCTTGTAGAGGTGGTTGATAACTCAAATATCGTCGTTCGAGTTGCTGATGGTGACTCTGTAGTTTTAAAGCAGTTGAGGCAACGTAAATTCAGCTGCCATAAAATCACAACAAGTGATTAAATAGCGTTCGTAAGAGGCATGAGTTATGTCACGGCGTTGTTGTTGACGGCGGGTGCGACCCTAGGCTGGGTCACAATAAATAAGTTTCATagttttatttgcaaaaaaattgcTAGATTATAACCGTGTGACTCCGACACTCTGAACCTATAAAGCTGGATCCTCCCTTGCTCAGTGAGACGGCACCCTAAtcaggtgtggctcactccgcgatttcgtcgctttgttacaggtagctaaaagtacatcagttccacccaattttggggaaagccataagccgcacgtggcgctgtcgccacctagcggacgtaacagacgcgttttgttagggagtgagtcttctgtacctatagtactattatttattctgtgccctaaTATAATAGCCTGAATAGCCACCTGCTTGTAAATGGtatgtatgtcggcggccgatcgtaagatcaggcatatcgtgaaattcctaggcatatcgtgaaacgtgaaaatctttgactcatctgagtcgacggagcagcggggctcctatttctggacagtttgcccttcgggcatatgaagcaacctaacgaacctatcctacctatatattggtttaatgtgactatcgtcataacattacacaggaacattacgatctgcctaatcttacgatcggccgccgtcATGTATATACTCACGGCTCTCACTGGAGGGTTCCGATTCTTTCGTGTCGCTTCTTCTCGCCATCGCCTCAACGGGAACACCTACGTATTGCCATGCACGGCGCGACATCGTTTGGGCATCCACTAAAACATGATCACAATTAATGTGTCACAATatatgaacacgcactctaacgccttgacaataaaggcgtgctcagatatttgtgagcaccttggccgctccgatatatctgatggcgactcaactagggcatgctcccgggaattcccgagaCTGATTTTTCTCGAGAATTCCCGGGAACGGGCACTTTCAGCCAGTATCGGAACTGGAAACAAAATTCCCGGGAAAATATCGAAATTTCGGGAAATTTATAATTGATATGTTATATCGATTTATGTCTAATTGCGAATTGGCTACAAGCCGAAATTatgttgtacatacatatatatagaaaaaaatatatatatatgtatgtatatacatgtatatatatattttttctaaaacAATACTTTGTTCAACAGAGCAATGGTATATGAGTACGTTTTCTTCGACTGGTTACATTTGTAACCGATTAAGATCTTAAGTGAAGAAGAGTTTAAGTGACAGAGTTTAGATGCGATCAGTTATTTACCCTCATATTACCAGCAAATGAGAGCTAGAGGAACAGCCACACGAATGGAACGTTAGTGTCATCTGTCCAGTCCACAAAAAAGGCTTGAAAAAGAGATGCTCAAACTATCGAGGAATCGCTTTACTCAATACAGCGTACAAAGTTTTGTCCAACGTACTGCTCAAGAGGCTGGAACCATATTCTGAAAGAATCCTTGGGGATTACCAATGTGGTTTCCGCAGAAACCGCAGCACGACGGACCAGATTTTCTTGCTCAAAGAGATTATGAAGAAGAAGTGGGAGAGTACCTCCCTAGAAAACTAGTAGTACAGCAACAAAAGAGAGTAGGATGCGTGTCAGGGTAGGCGGTAAGCTGACCGAGGAATTCAAGGTGATGACCGGTCTAAAGCAGGAAGATACCTTATCACTCGTGCTCTTCAACTTAACCCTTGAAAATGTTGTCCGAAAAGTGTTAACGTTGGACATAAGGCTGGAATTGAGCGGCAAGCACAAAGTGATAGGGTACGTGGACGACCTGGCTTTATTAGGGGAAAGCCGCGATGAAGTAGTACAGGCAGCCAGTGTCTTGGAGCGAAAGGCCCCTAGGATAGGTCACAGGATTAACCGGTCAAAAACTGAATACACGAAGCTCTACAAAAATACACGAGTTCAGCGCGGAAGTCTCCATGTTGGGGGTAGGAGGAGATCAATATTCGCATCTAAAACGCCATGCGATGCAGCGCAGCCCTCCATAAAGTGTTGATGTCCAGGATTCTCAGCAGAAATACTAAGTTAAGGATATATAAGACCGTTATCCGACCAATCCTTATGTATGGGTGCGAGGCCTGAACACTAACACAAAAAGAGGAaagtcagctcctggtagcggAAAGAAAGACCTTTCgtaagatcctgggacctatcaAAAGAGACAACGGCACGTGGAGGATACGGGAGAACGGCGAAATCGAGGAGTTGGTGGCCggacccaatatcatcggcgaaacgaaatcccacagacttcgctggttcggtcacctgtTAAGattgggagaggatcgggctacCAAGTGGGCATACCTGGGAAGACCGACTGGTGGCCGCCCGGTAGGTCGGCCCAAGTACCACTGGGGAGACAGTGTGGAAGCAGATCTGTGTCAGCTTTAAGCCGATAATTGGCAGGAaacggcgcaggatcgggaaaagtggcgtgctttcgtttcggaggccaaaaCCCTTTTTGGGTTGCTGAGCCgtattagttagttagttagttgaATCTTAGAAAACGTCTGAATTTGACTAATGACATCatagataggtatattttagtCGAAATAAAAACCGTTAAGTATGatttagtttaaaaactaatagaaatattaattaatcattttgttataatcaattcaatcaaaatgttaacttttttaattttcccgAAATTTCCCGAATTCCCGGGATTTCTCGGAACTGTTCCTGACCCAATCCCGGGAAATTTGAAACCTTTCCCGAGACTGATATTGCATGCCCTAGACTCAACCATATCTACAACTCTGCAGCTGCTAAAATTATTGGTCGCCAACGTCACGCCAATCGGGCGCggtgcagagggcctaccgcgaaacgtgttgcctctctgtcgcacttgtaaatttgtacgtaagtgtgacaggggaGGCAACAAGTCGGTATTAATCGGGCGTAACAACTACTTTCCTAAATTATATTCAATCCACCCTCCAatccaattctccctcaattgctcaaaggttaactggaagagatccctcaaagggataagttcgcctttgtactaatgacgaatgttatttttcctgtcctgttttgatttttgtacaataatagtacattactacagaggccgggacgaaaggggttgccggccgaagacatatagacggccgagcgaagcgaggccggataggtctgagcgcgggcaactccatttcccgccgaggtatgtatagtgcttttctcaaacatgcaatgaaataaaaaatccacgaaacccaagttttatttatagaaaaaactaaaagtaaactacacccaaaatataaccaacacgtacctatatcattatcacgcgtatgttttacacgagtcgtgtatttttactacccgtatattttcatgtatctttggtttttcgccttgtatccgtctgactgtcgttttcgtcacataagtttacatagcctttcatgttgatatcatgtttcacatacatcgttgctttatgcatggagtaaataagtataatttccacagtgttgacgaatttgtagttacattcatttaaaatatgccacaaaactgtttctaataaactgtaagccatttttcttagtttctcaaataataaaattgccataagcaaccttatacatacttcgtctttgacttggcggcagaggcagcaagttattaaaaatcaattctgcttacgctgccaattccaacaccttcgattacaattaatttcattatttcgtcggaactcatattaaagtaaaaaaatcaacaacgcaccataaatccaataaaacagaatgaaaatttttcaactttacctccataacaagttaaaaaaaataactacgcgtgtttgagtagacgtttttaccgctaacgtttagatgaaatattttatatgtttttatttgtgtacttgtgtagttaaatttataatttaaaattataaaatttggttaataatgtattatttattaagttcatgttgattttatacaaataaaactgcaaattatagcaaacattgttttttgttttttttataggcgtagtggcagtgtcattacgaaccataaagccaatactgcctctagtttttttttaatggatgaatgccacgatgctgtgtcacaaatatctgtgaaatgaaaattaaaaaaaccgggcaagtgcgagtcggactcgcgcacgaagggttccgtaccataatgcaaaaaaaaaaacaaaaaaaagcaaaaagaaaacggtcacccatccaagtactgatactgacccctcccgaggttgcttaactttggtcaaaaatcacgtttgttgtatgggagccccatttaaatctgtaGCGCCAGCTAGCTCGGGGTTCGGATGAGGAGgctatttaaaagtgaaaacgaCACCGATACTGAATAAAAAGTGTATTCTGTTGAATAATTACACTCGTAATGTTCTTATGGGAAACTTATTAGAATTAAGCACTAAATACTGTAGTGATTTTACAAATTATCATTAGACATATATCAATCGTATCGCGTCGGTTGCCGGACTGCGCGGGAGCGGCGAGAACGTATCTGTATACGGTCGGTCACGCGCAGTGCGTCATGAATCGGAGCTGTGATTGGCTCATGCGGTGCAGCAGGTAAGTCGTCCAATCCGCGAGTTTCGTTCGGCTGGGCCGACGTTTGAGGTTGGTGCTTTATACACTCCCCCTCCAAGTTCCCAGAACGACCCGTTGGGGACTTGGTAACACTATCATCTCGCGCTAAGTTACGAGGGCGACCCCGTAGTCGCCGTGGTTGGACAGGCACCGAAGGAATACCTTGACCTGGTGTGAATGGTGTCAAATCAGAACTATGGTATTTACCTAGGTCGGTATTGGTTTGTACGTCAGCTATAACATAAGAAGTTGGACTAATTATTTTACTAATGCGATAGGGACCATCCCGTTTGGGCATGAATTTCTTTGTTAAACCTTTAGAAGCGTTACTAAGCAAATGAGTGTCTACCAGAACTAGGTCATTAACGCAAAACAAAGGTGACTGCCGTCGGTGCTGATCAGCGTCGCTTTTCTTCTGGTCCTGCTGGCGTACAGCTTTCTCCTTTATAACATCCCAGTTTTCGAGAAACTTCTTCAAGTAAGGAGTTATTTGCGGCAGAAAGTTTTCTGTTGACAGAATAGCCTTTAAATCACGTTGGGCATCAAAAGGAGTCCTCATCTCTCGAGCGAACATCATGTGAGCTGGACTGCATCCAGTGGTGGCACAAAGAGCACTATTCATCGAGAACCTGATCGCTGGCAGGAACTTGGGCCACGCACGATGATTGTTCTTCACTAAAATAGAGAGTTGAATCTTGAGGTCTCTATTCTTGCGTTCTGCAGGGTTGGCCTCAGGATGATAGAGTGGTATTAAATTCTGCTTGATTCCCAGCAAGAACATGGTCTGCTGCATCACAGCTGAGACAAACTGAACTCCGTTGTCAGAAATGACTCTTCTTGGGAATCCATACCGTAGGAAGTACTGCTCGATAAGGGCTGGAGCGCAGACTTCTGCTGTGGCGTCCTTGAGGGCTATCAGCTCCACCCAGCGTGTAGCCGTGTCCTCGATGAGCAGCACCCATTTCTCTCCATTATCTCCTTCAGGTAGAGGGCCAAAGAGGTCTATAGCTAACACCTCTCCTCTTTGATTAAGCACTGGGGTCTGTAGTAGTCCCATAGGCTTCTGGTTACTTATCTTGTAACGTTGGCATTCTTCACATAGTTTTAAATATTCCGTGATGTACTTGCGCATTCCTGTAAAGTAATACTTTTGACAGATGCGTGCGAGAGTCCTTTCCACGCCCTGATGACCAGCTGTTGGGGCGTCGTGGTACTCTTTTAGGACGGCCTCCTTCATAGAGTTAGGTACTACCAGCTGAGCTTCCTCCGACTCAGAGTTGGGATTGTAATAGTAGAGAATCCCTTGGGCCATTACATATCCTCTCTCTAGCCATCTGGTCGAGTTAATAGGATCAGAGTCTTCCAGGTCTTGAATAATCTTGGCGACTTCTGGATCTTCGAGCTGTGCAGTACGTAGTTCCGTCGGGTTAACTTGTGGAATATCAATAATAATAGAGCAGACTCCACATTCTTCTTTGGAGTTTTCATCGCAGACAGGTCGACTCAATGTGTCTGCTATGACATTGGCCTTTCCAGGTGTGTATTCATATTTGATGTCAAAACCTTGCAGTTTAAGTGCCCACCGGATAAGGCGACCACTTGGTGACTTGTGAGTCAACAGCCATTTCAACGGCTGATGATCCGTCTTCACTAAAACTGTATGACCATCAATATAGGGCCGGTACTTCTCAACCGCCCAGATCACAGCTAAACACTCCCTCTCAGTTGTGCTGTAACGGCGTTCTGCTGGAGTGAGCAGCCTGCTGGCATACTCAATGGGGCGCTCATCATGTCCTTCGCCTTGCATAAGACAAGCTCCAAGAGCATAGTTACTCGAGTCAGTCCGTAGAATAA
This window encodes:
- the LOC134674055 gene encoding trypsin-7-like, which encodes MAVQIKMALMFLLAARALGGHDEDNIDDDDMDAQTMSRRAWQYVGVPVEAMARRSDTKESEPSSESQSPSATRTTIFELSTTSTSTTEMASTTTTEAPIIPPLHPRYRRIYNSDETARIEEYPYLAAVLMNNQLWCGGAIISSDLVLTAAHCLQLQYNNRFFREYVKMLTVRIGSSNATAGGEVLRVDEIFFHPNYKPDTLAFNYAVVRLHKNITFSALNVSKIEYSKRKDVTIDKTITFLGWGSVLGMGDKGGAVLLQKVDLPIYDKADCIDVYGKELVSVSTFCAGFISKIKNVCNHDAGGPAIMDGELIGILSFSAKRCDEADKPAVFASTGAAADWLDAIPNIRGKSDDLVHGWMNDMQ